In Arachis hypogaea cultivar Tifrunner chromosome 17, arahy.Tifrunner.gnm2.J5K5, whole genome shotgun sequence, a single window of DNA contains:
- the LOC112764073 gene encoding protein TRACHEARY ELEMENT DIFFERENTIATION-RELATED 7A-like, translating into MASTQPNIHFNFPQFPPPPPSHPFNYPPPPPPPPPPPPPPPSHCFTPPPPHTPPPPSPHHPVHPPPYPVPTPPSPDNHHPTIIVIVFVSFGGLLFLSVLAFALFCMIKKMKKKKQETDIIHFDEHRHVTEAIVPGPCGEQVVVLSVEDDVHIDEEIIKNEEFGHALHAKQSSTTNEGIDPRSPDHDHQQKA; encoded by the coding sequence ATGGCATCTACTCAGCCAAATATTCATTTCAACTTCCCTCAGTTCCCTCCTCCACCACCATCCCACCCTTTCAACTATCCGCCACCGCCGCCACCGCCGCcaccgccgccaccaccaccaccctcacATTGTTTCACTCCTCCACCACCACACACGCCCCCACCACCATCACCGCACCACCCTGTGCATCCACCACCATACCCAGTTCCAACACCACCCTCTCCAGATAACCACCATCCAACTATCATAGTGATTGTGTTTGTATCCTTTGGAGGCCTTTTGTTCCTTTCAGTGCTGGCTTTTGCTCTGTTTTGCATgatcaagaagatgaagaagaagaaacaagaaaCTGATATCATCCATTTTGATGAGCACAGGCATGTCACTGAAGCCATTGTGCCTGGCCCTTGTGGTGAGCAAGTGGTGGTGCTATCAGTTGAAGATGATGTCCACATTGAcgaagaaatcatcaagaatgagGAATTTGGTCATGCTTTGCATGCAAAACAATCATCAACTACCAATGAAGGCATTGATCCTAGAAGCCCTGATCATGATCAtcagcaaaaagcttga